A single region of the Podospora pseudopauciseta strain CBS 411.78 chromosome 1, whole genome shotgun sequence genome encodes:
- a CDS encoding hypothetical protein (COG:O; EggNog:ENOG503NVI6), whose translation MGKDNAGEEMMNKTRRRSEPWDDLQLPDGHKRLVQSLIESHSDHEGPRSLHFDLERGSPFSYTGCLVLEKHQQLNAKDSKIGPVWNGRRIRNAFRSAVALAGYRSSGGRIKLEREHFERVSAVSHEFNHYRWSIQSETDSAKAERWGYRIDEYRTDETIHLQSQHNHSDNRRPAEGPGHVMFGQMGTVPNVNTPAGSAAPFMHAGFQHFGQQGGGFYNPQPQQPHAAAFPVITGVAPGPLQQQNQQLGYPMAAPPQHYGAGCGGPTASRSLDFTG comes from the exons ATGGGCAAAGACAACGCCGGAGAGGAGATGATGAACAAAACGCGGAGGCGGTCGGAGCCATGGGACGATTTACAGCTTCCCGATGGGCATAAACGTTTGGTGCAGTCTCTGATTGAGTCGCATTCCGATCACGAGGGACCACGCAGCCTGCATTTTGATCTT GAGAGGGGGTCACCATTCTCCTACACGGGGTGCCTGGTGTTGGAAAAGCATCAACAGCTC AACGCGAAGGACTCCAAGATCGGCCCGGTTTGGAACGGTCGCCGAATCCGCAATGCGTTCCGAAGCGCTGTTGCGCTGGCGGGATACCGTTCCAGTGGCGGCAGGATCAAACTCGAGAGGGAGCATTTTGAGCGGGTGTCCGCGGTGTCCCACGAGTTCAACCACTACCGCTGGAGCATCCAGTCAGAGACCGACTCGGCAAAGGCCGAGAGATGGGGCTACCGTATCGATGAATATCGCACCGATGAGACGATACACCTGCAATCACAGCATAACCACTCAGACAACCGCAGGCCGGCAGAAGGACCTGGGCATGTCATGTTTGGGCAGATGGGAACGGTACCCAACGTAAACACACCGGCTGGGTCGGCGGCGCCTTTCATGCACGCCGGTTTCCAACACTTTGGCCAGCAAGGGGGAGGGTTTTAcaaccctcaacctcaacaaccccatgCAGCAGCTTTCCCCGTGATTACCGGAGTTGCGCCAGGTCCTCTACAGCAACAGAATCAGCAACTGGGATATCCCATGGCGGCACCGCCCCAGCACTACGGAGCTGGCTGCGGAGGCCCAACTGCCTCAAGGTCACTCGACTTCACAGGGTAA
- a CDS encoding hypothetical protein (COG:S; EggNog:ENOG50): MLSKTGSGVLLLQAASLLSGAAARCLRTCPADDPLLNLLRSESASSDFCRDFLGLPVSTLETTVTPTVVATVTETSYVTEVVTQVDTTITVTLPADESPSTTVTVTPAKRDNAYPTWLPTSYGEKYISQACSCLSLPPAISTVTSTADAVTLTDATTITETTTETIHTTAIATETAKPAPKPVKRMIKIEVIRKNAGTPLGWIYNSNGPAITTSNNQQPTLFEFNLLENETVGSQLRLSSSFGPLGFNKDSHPSNIVELEDNYGSLKFVAPTEPGAVPQTVDAGKNKYASDIWSVDTETREITWQWVATNGGVPDIKLYYVSGRLYPVGDVERFMYATSNAIGAREEVRLVYTLVGESVL, translated from the exons ATGCTGTCCAAGACCGGAAGTggcgtcctcctcctgcaaGCCGCATCCCTTCTCTCGGGCGCGGCAGCCCGTTGCCTCCGGACCTGCCCGGCCGATGACCCgcttctcaatctcctccgtTCCGAGTCGGCCTCCTCCGACTTCTGCCGTGACTTCCTCGGTCTTCCTGTTTCTACGCTCGAAACAACCGTCACCCCAACCGTCGTAGCCACCGTGACCGAAACCAGCTACGTCACCGAGGTCGTCACCCAAGTCGACACGACCATCACCGTCACCCTCCCTGCCGACGAGTCTCCCAGCAccaccgtcaccgtcacccccGCAAAGCGTGACAATGCCTACCCAACCTGGCTCCCAACCAGCTACGGCGAAAAGTACATCTCCCAAGCCTGCTCCTGCCTCAGCCTCCCCCCCGCCATCAGCACCGTAACCTCCACCGCCGATGCAGTCACCCTCACCGAcgcaaccaccatcaccgaaaCCACAACCGAAACAAtccacaccaccgccatcgccaccGAAACTGCCAAGCCCGCTCCCAAGCCAGTCAAGCGCATGATCAAAATCGAGGTTATCCGCAAAAACGCGGGCACCCCCCTAGGATGGATCTACAACAGCAACGGTCCCGCCATCACAACCAGCAACAATCAGCAGCCTACTTTATTCGAAttcaacctcctcgagaACGAGACTGTCGGGTCCCAGCTGCGGTTGAGCTCCTCGTTTGGCCCGCTTGGGTTTAACAAGGATAGCCATCCTAGTAATATCgtcgagctggaggataATTATGGTTCTCTCAAGTTTGTCGCGCCTACTGAGCCGGGGGCGGTTCCTCAGACGGTGGATGCGGGGAAGAACAAGTACGCGAGTGATATTTGGAGCGTTGATACGGAGACGAGGGAGATTACCTGGCAGTGGGTTGCTACTAATGGAGGGG TTCCCGATATCAAGCTGTACTACGTGTCTGGCCGTCTTTAtcctgttggtgatgtggagAGGTTCATGTACGCTACTAGCAACGCTATTGGcgcgagggaggaggtcaGGTTGGTGTATACTTTGGTTGGGGAGTCTGTTTTGTAG